The following proteins come from a genomic window of Malus sylvestris chromosome 4, drMalSylv7.2, whole genome shotgun sequence:
- the LOC126618487 gene encoding PLASMODESMATA CALLOSE-BINDING PROTEIN 3, with protein sequence MAPLSLSNQHPLISFLFFLTPIVMVVGMLGVLGVDGANSPTSSSTTWCVARSDASAQALQTALDYACAAGADCSPIQSDGLCYLPNTIQAHASYAFNSYYQRQAKAPGSCGFSGTATIAQTDPSYGSCDYPSSTSAAGGTTSPSTPPTVPNPQTPPSTFAPPFTASTGGFTPGSTPMIPDDNSKASLDSMSPTILMPISLVLVLLFT encoded by the exons atgGCTCCACTCTCACTCTCCAACCAGCACCCATTAatctccttcctcttcttcctcacaCCCATTGTCATGGTGGTGGGCATGCTTGGAGTTCTGGGGGTGGACGGAGCAAATTCTCCGACGTCTTCCAGCACAACATGGTGTGTGGCTAGGAGTGATGCGAGCGCACAGGCTCTTCAGACAGCCTTGGACTATGCATGCGCAGCTGGTGCGGACTGTTCTCCAATCCAATCCGACGGACTATGTTATCTCCCAAACACCATCCAAGCTCATGCCTCTTATGCCTTCAACAGTTACTACCAGCGCCAGGCTAAGGCCCCTGGTTCTTGCGGCTTCTCCGGCACTGCCACCATTGCCCAAACAGACCCCA GTTATGgatcttgtgattacccatcttccACAAG CGCGGCTGGCGGAACAACTTCACCTTCCACACCACCAACAGTTCCGAATCCACAAACGCCGCCATCAACATTCGCACCACCCTTCACCGCCTCCACCGGCGGATTCACTCCTGGATCGACCCCGATGATCCCTGACGATAACTCAAAAGCGTCCCTCGACTCCATGTCCCCAACAATCTTGATGCCCATTTCCCTTGTGCTCGTTCTTTTATTCACCTAA
- the LOC126618486 gene encoding uncharacterized protein LOC126618486, which produces MLIKEEEEKNGCRSDMNPPKPSSSSSSTATNRDASDGFETASDGELNDDEIPQQLHLQDEPQQTPSQNDDVESNQKAFEEASDVKIEGNRLFGSGQYQEALSQYELALHLAPDMPSSVELRSICHLNSAVCFLKLEKYEDAIKECTKALELNPSYMKALLRRAEAHEKLEHFEEAIVDMKSVLELDPSNDQARKAIRRLGPLAEEKKEKMKEEMIGKLKEMGNSLLGRFGMSVDNFKAVKDPNTGSYSLSFQR; this is translated from the exons ATGCTgataaaggaagaagaagaaaagaatggaTGCCGTAGCGATATGAATCCCCCAaagccctcctcctcctcctcttccaccGCCACCAACAGAGATGCCTCCGATGGCTTTGAAACCGCCAGCGACGGCGAACTCAACGACGACGAAATCCCTCAACAACTCCATCTCCAAGACGAGCCACAACAAACTCCCTCCCAGAACGACGACGTTGAATCGAATCAG AAAGCGTTTGAAGAAGcaagtgatgtgaaaattgaaGGCAATAGACTGTTTGGCAGTGGGCAGTACCAAGAGGCATTATCCCAGTACGAGCTTGCTTTACACCTTGCACCTGACATGCCATCGTCTGTCGAATTACGTTCCATTTGTCATTTAAACAGCGCAGTATGCTTCTTGAAATTG GAAAAGTATGAGGACGCAATCAAGGAATGCACGAAAGCGCTTGAACTAAATCCTTCGTATATGAAAGCTCTGCTTCGAAGAGCAGAAGCTCATGAAAAGCTCGAGCATTTTGAAGAGGCTATTGTTG ATATGAAAAGTGTCTTGGAACTTGATCCTTCAAATGACCAAGCCAGAAAGGCCATTCGCCGGTTGGGGCCGCTAgctgaagaaaagaaagaaaagatgaaagagGAGATGATAG GGAAGCTGAAAGAAATGGGCAATTCTCTCTTGGGCCGTTTTGGAATGAGCGTCGACAACTTTAAAGCTGTCAAAGATCCAAACACTGGCTCATATTCTCTTTCATTCCAACGTTAG